Sequence from the Candidatus Wallbacteria bacterium genome:
AAAGCAGTAACGGGGGGATACCGGATAATACTGTGCCCTCCATGAGTTCCGCAATGGCCTCCCCTGCTGATGACGGCACCGGCGCAGCCATCAATGGTAGCATCAACGCAACTTTCAGCGAGGAAATGAACTCTGCCACTATCAATACCACAACCTTTACCTTGAAACAGGGCGCAACGACTGTTCCATGTTCTGTGACGTATGTGGGCACCACTGCTACCTTGCACCCGATAAGCAATCTAGCAGCCACAACCGTTTATACCGCGACGATCACCACTGGCGCCAGGGATCTGGCAGGCAATGCACTGGCTTCAGATGTGACATGGAACTTTACCACAGGGTCAGATGGAGACAGCACTCCGCCTACATTGAGTTCCACGGTTTCTGCAATGTATGCCCCTGCTGATTTTGACGCCGGTGTAGCCCTTAACGGGAGCATTACCGCGACCTTCAGCGAAGGAATGAATCCTGCAACGATCAACACCACGACCTTTACCTTGAAGACAGGGATAACGTCTGTTTCATGCGCTGTGAAGTATGCCGGTACAGTCGCGACTTTGACTCCGACATACAATCTCATAGCCAACACCACTTATACTGCGACTATTACCACTGGTGCCATGGATCTGGCAGGCAATGCATTTGCCGTCAACACTTCATGGAATTTTACGACAGGTACATCGCTGGACAGCACAGTCCCCACAGTCAGTTCCACAATCCCTGCCAATGCCGCTACAGCTGTGGCAGTCAATGGAAACATCACAGCCACCTTCAGCGAGGGGATGGATCCTTCTACGATCACCACCGCTACATTTACCTTGAAACAGGGGTCAACGCCTGTTCCATGCGAAGTGACCTATCTCGGCTTCATTGCAACCCTGAATCCGACCAGCGATCTGGCAGCCAACACTATCTATACAGCTATGATTACAACCGTGGCCAGGGATCTTTCAAATAATGCCATGACTGTCGTTAAGACCTGGAGCTTTACGACAGGATCAGCAGCAGACAGCACAGCTCCCACTGTAAGCTCCACAATCCCTGCCAATGCCGCTACAGCTGTGGCAGTCAACGGGAACATCACCGCGACTTTCAGCGAGGGAATGGATCCTACTACAATCACTACCACTACCTTTACCTTGAAACAGGGTTCAACACCAGTTACCTGCGAGGTGACGTATCTGGGTATAATTGCGACCCTGAACCCGACAGGCGATCTCGCAGCCAACTCTATGTTTTCTGCTACGATCACAGTTCGTGCCAAAGATCTGGCAGGCAATGCGCTGACTGTCGCAAAAACCTGGAATTTTACCACAGGTTCAGCAGCAGACAACATAGCTCCCACCGTGAGTTCCACAAGTCCCACCAATGCGGCTACAGCTGTGGCAGTCAACGGGAATATCACAGCCACCTTCAGTGAGGGAATGGATCCTGCTACGATCACTACAGCTACCTTCACCTTGAAGCAGGGTACAACACCTGTCACCTGCGAGGTGACGTATCTTGGCTACATCGCTACCCTGGCTCCGATCAGCGATCTCGCATTCAATACCACTTATACTGCGACGATCAGCACACTTGCCAAAGATCTGGCGCATAATGCACTGGCCGCCGCAAAGACCTGGAACTTTACCACAGGAATCGCGCCTGACAATACAGCGCCTACAGTAAGTTCCACAAGTCCCGCCAATGCGGCTATTGCTGTGGCAGTCAACGGGAATATCACAGCCACCTTCAGCGAGGGAATGGATCCTGCTACGATCACTACAACTACTTTTACCTTGATGCAGGGCATTACGCCAGTCACCTGCGAAGTGACATATCATGGCTACATCGCGACCCTGACCCCTGCCGGCGATCTCTCCTTTAACACTCCATATACAGCGACAATCTCCACGGCCGCCAAAGACCAGGCACACAATGCACTGGCTGTCGCAAAGACCTGGAGCTTCACCACAGGAGCAGCGCCTGACAATACTGCGCCTACAGTGAGTTCCACAAGTCCAACCAATGCTGCTACATCCGTGGCAGTCAACGGGAACGTCACCGCGACCTTCAGCGAAGGCATGGATCCTTCTACGATCACTACAACTACTTTTACCTTGCTACAGGGTACTACGCCAGTCACTTGCGAAGTGACATATCATGGCTACATCGCGACCCTGACCCCTGCCGGCGATCTAGCCTTCAACACCCCTTATACAGCAACAATCTCCACCGCTGCCAAAGACCAGGCACACAATGCACTGGCAGTCAAGAAGACCTGGAGCTTCACGACAGGTGCTGCGCCTGACAATACTGCGCCTACAGTGAGTTCCACGAGTCCTGCCAATGCGGCTATTGCTGTGGCAGTCAACGGGAATATCACAGCCACCTTCAGCGAGGGCATGGATCCTTCTACGATCACTACTGCAACCTTTATCTTGAAGCAGGGTACAACGCCTGTCACCTGCGAAGTGACCTATACCGGTACTACTGCGACCTTGAACCCGGCCAGCGATCTCGCTTTCAACACTATATATACTGCGGAGATCTCTACTGCTGCCAAGGATCAGGCACACAATGCACTGGCAGTCAAGAAGACCTGGAGCTTCACGACTGGTGCTGCGCCTGACAATACAGCGCCTACAGTGAGTTCCACAAGTCCTGCCAATGCGGCTATTGCTGTGGCAGTCAACGGGAATATCACAGCCACCTTCAGCGAGGGAATGGATCCTTCTACAATCACCACCGCAACCTTTACCTTGAAACAGGGATCAACACTTGTTACCTGTGAGGTGACGTATACGGGTACTACTGCGACCTTGAACCCGGCCAGCGATCTCGCATTCAACACCACTTATACTGCGGAGATTACTACTGCTGCCAAGGATCAGGCACACAATGCTTTGGCAGTCAAGAAGACCTGGAGCTTCACGACTGGTGCTGCGCCTGACAATACAGCGCCTACAGTGAGTTCCACGA
This genomic interval carries:
- a CDS encoding Ig-like domain-containing protein, with the translated sequence MRISRICFLSVLPVIVLLTGCFLSSESSNGGIPDNTVPSMSSAMASPADDGTGAAINGSINATFSEEMNSATINTTTFTLKQGATTVPCSVTYVGTTATLHPISNLAATTVYTATITTGARDLAGNALASDVTWNFTTGSDGDSTPPTLSSTVSAMYAPADFDAGVALNGSITATFSEGMNPATINTTTFTLKTGITSVSCAVKYAGTVATLTPTYNLIANTTYTATITTGAMDLAGNAFAVNTSWNFTTGTSLDSTVPTVSSTIPANAATAVAVNGNITATFSEGMDPSTITTATFTLKQGSTPVPCEVTYLGFIATLNPTSDLAANTIYTAMITTVARDLSNNAMTVVKTWSFTTGSAADSTAPTVSSTIPANAATAVAVNGNITATFSEGMDPTTITTTTFTLKQGSTPVTCEVTYLGIIATLNPTGDLAANSMFSATITVRAKDLAGNALTVAKTWNFTTGSAADNIAPTVSSTSPTNAATAVAVNGNITATFSEGMDPATITTATFTLKQGTTPVTCEVTYLGYIATLAPISDLAFNTTYTATISTLAKDLAHNALAAAKTWNFTTGIAPDNTAPTVSSTSPANAAIAVAVNGNITATFSEGMDPATITTTTFTLMQGITPVTCEVTYHGYIATLTPAGDLSFNTPYTATISTAAKDQAHNALAVAKTWSFTTGAAPDNTAPTVSSTSPTNAATSVAVNGNVTATFSEGMDPSTITTTTFTLLQGTTPVTCEVTYHGYIATLTPAGDLAFNTPYTATISTAAKDQAHNALAVKKTWSFTTGAAPDNTAPTVSSTSPANAAIAVAVNGNITATFSEGMDPSTITTATFILKQGTTPVTCEVTYTGTTATLNPASDLAFNTIYTAEISTAAKDQAHNALAVKKTWSFTTGAAPDNTAPTVSSTSPANAAIAVAVNGNITATFSEGMDPSTITTATFTLKQGSTLVTCEVTYTGTTATLNPASDLAFNTTYTAEITTAAKDQAHNALAVKKTWSFTTGAAPDNTAPTVSSTSPANAATAVAVNGNITATFSEGMDPSTITTATFTLKQGTTPVTCEVTY